A portion of the Kazachstania africana CBS 2517 chromosome 2, complete genome genome contains these proteins:
- the CHL1 gene encoding DNA helicase (similar to Saccharomyces cerevisiae CHL1 (YPL008W); ancestral locus Anc_8.81), whose amino-acid sequence MSGGESESRGNFNHPFKPYDIQLELMQCIYDTLSDKTKKIAILESPTGTGKTLSLICSTITWLRENKSNFLVQDSSNDSDFSDDEDWVNETYKTSVLKDKLVLLNDYERHLSDLKLNTKINEVISIQEKKKRRKKVQVEIEDKELLPDPYESDSSSSSSKAKLNDEIKELLSKIDRKTAKSNDSNIFVNASLNPVKIYFASRTHSQLNQFASQLRLPTFPSSFDKNLVPSERIKYLPLGSKKQLCIEPSVKKWKTLEAINDACSELRHSKDGCPYYTNTTEWHQSLANNTFRDNIFAKVHDIEDLVSLGETLHICPYYASRDHLDGVEIVTLPYQYLLSEQTRRIMNLDLQNSIVIIDEAHNLIDTINSIHSNEVSLAELKICNKGLQLYLNNFKKRLNPGNRVNILKLIKLINVFIEFITKKFTKPGIKIDINDIMTGTNTDVLNIHKLSKYIQTSRIAYKIDTYLVRIKDKLDPTLIINSKSQPLLFKVSSFLSSLNNPSSEGQFFFEKGPAMKYMLLEPNKQFESIVNGSLKVILAGGTMEPVSDFYDNLFPQIPKNEAVKFSCDHIIPDSNLNTFIVDRESNFEFTFGKRTDAQLINADLYNFITKLSQNVPKNGGIIVFLPSYQYLKTVIDNWKQNGTFDKLNQIRKIFYESKDNEDPLSKYIECVQDGSVLFAVVGGKLSEGINFQDNLCRALVMVGLPFPNVFSGELTIKRAHIEEKTIRNGGTQKEAKEATKEFLENICMKAVNQCVGRAIRHANDYSNIYLLDKRYNNDNIRDKLSNWVKRRIQKDNSVDAIMNATRSFL is encoded by the coding sequence ATGAGTGGTGGAGAAAGTGAGTCCCGAGGTAATTTTAATCATCCTTTCAAACCGTATGATATTCAATTAGAGTTAATGCAATGTATCTACGATACATTGTCAGATAAGACCAAGAAAATTGCAATTTTGGAATCACCTACTGGTACTGGGAAGACCCTTTCATTGATTTGTTCCACGATTACATGGCtaagagaaaataaatcGAATTTTTTGGTTCAGGACAGCTCTAACGACTCTGATTTcagtgatgatgaagattgGGTCAATGAAACTTACAAGACTTCCGTCTTGAAGGACAAACTGGTACTACTAAATGATTATGAACGTCATTTGAGCgatttaaaattgaatacAAAGATAAATGAAGTCATATCCAttcaagagaagaagaaaagaaggaaaaaagtTCAAGTTGAAATCGAGGATAAAGAACTCTTACCAGATCCCTACGAAtcagattcttcttcatcttcctcGAAAGCAAAATTAAACGATGAAATTAAGGAATTATTATCGAAAATTGATAGAAAGACTgcaaaatcaaatgattcaaaCATTTTCGTCAATGCTTCTTTGAATCCagtaaaaatatatttcgCATCAAGAACTCACTCAcaattaaatcaatttgCATCACAATTGAGATTACCAACTTTTCCATCTTCCTTTGATAAGAATCTTGTACCTTcagaaagaataaaatatttaccaCTGGGATCTAAGAAACAGCTGTGTATAGAGCCAAGCGttaagaaatggaaaacTTTAGAAGCAATAAATGATGCATGCTCAGAATTAAGGCACTCAAAAGACGGCTGTCCTTACTATACAAATACTACCGAATGGCATCAAAGTTTGGCCAATAATACATTCAGGGATAATATATTCGCCAAAGTACACGACATTGAGGATTTAGTCTCTCTGGGTGAAACTCTACATATTTGCCCATATTACGCTTCTAGGGACCATTTAGACGGTGTTGAAATCGTCACTTTACCTTACCAATATCTGCTATCTGAACAAACGAGAAGGATTATGAATTTGGATTTACAAAATTCTATTGTGATTATAGACGAAGCCCACAATCTAATAGATACAATAAATTCCATTCATTCAAACGAAGTGTCATTAGCCGAACTCAAAATTTGCAATAAAGGACTACAActttatttaaataattttaagaaaagattaaatcCAGGTAATCGTGTAAAcatattaaaattaataaaacTTATCAATGTTTTTATAGAATTTATaaccaaaaaatttacaaagcCTGGTATTAAAATCGACATCAATGATATTATGACAGGTACAAACACTGATGTCCTAAATATTCACAAATTGagtaaatatattcaaacATCAAGAATTGCCTACAAGATAGACACCTATTTGGTCAGAATTAAAGACAAACTCGATCCAACTTTGATCattaattcaaaatcacAACCACTACTATTCAAAGTTTCTAGCTTCCTTTCCTCATTAAATAATCCCTCGTCCGAGGgccaatttttctttgagaaGGGCCCTGCAATGAAATATATGCTATTAGAACCGaataaacaatttgaatctaTTGTTAATGGTTCTTTGAAGGTTATATTGGCCGGTGGCACCATGGAACCAGTATCAGACTTTTATGACAACCTATTCCCtcaaattccaaaaaatgaagCTGTTAAGTTTTCCTGTGATCATATCATACCTGATAGTAATTTGAATACATTCATTGTTGATAGAGaatctaattttgaattcacCTTTGGCAAACGTACCGATGCACAGCTAATCAATGCAGATTTATACAATTTCATAACGAAATTATCACAAAACGTTCCTAAAAACGGGGGTATCATAGTGTTTTTACCAAGTTATCAGTACTTAAAGACTGTTATTGATAACTGGAAACAGAATGGTACctttgataaattgaatcaaatcagaaaaattttctatgaATCGAAGGACAACGAAGATCCATTATCAAAATACATTGAGTGTGTCCAAGATGGTTCAGTCTTATTTGCCGTCGTTGGAGGGAAATTATCTGAAGGTATCAACTTCCAAGATAATCTATGTAGAGCCCTTGTAATGGTAGGACTCCCTTTTCCTAATGTCTTTAGCGGTGAGTTGACAATAAAAAGAGCGCATATTGAAGAGAAAACTATACGAAATGGTGGAACTCAGAAAGAAGCGAAAGAGGCCACGAAAGAGTTTCTGGAAAATATTTGCATGAAGGCGGTGAACCAGTGTGTCGGTAGAGCTATTAGACATGCAAATGATTATTCTAATATCTACCTGTTGGATAAGAGATATAACAATGACAATATAAGAGACAAGTTATCCAACTGGgtcaagagaagaattcaaaaggACAATTCGGTTGATGCTATAATGAATGCAACCAGAAGTtttttatag
- the CIP1 gene encoding Cip1p (similar to Saccharomyces cerevisiae YPL014W; ancestral locus Anc_8.80) — MLLERFQSKFHSLSIRSTEDRDKVTSSIEYHQPESDISAFGNDTIKDPRFITPSATPVNYSTVQMPYLNKTFQNSSSSLASSVSDFSVVRQHQRTSVFTPQFVNLLMEIYGFICSDPTITPFDITNPPSGILNKVSKIAIEESVSNNIEIGVDSTNHLLSLTRNRLLQEIKRDCYIARNNSFSSTSSFNPLDADCSTKITIPQEIISLQKFGTRRSRSNTASSMDSNSNFGPGLSYNYALLNPKIRLSRTSSPLSTSVTSSNNNRDFMQESVRKNVDFVKYPR; from the coding sequence ATGTTATTAGaaagatttcaaagtaAATTCCATAGTTTATCCATTAGAAGTACGGAAGACCGTGACAAAGTAACCTCTTCCATCGAATATCATCAACCTGAAAGTGACATCAGTGCGTTCGGAAATGATACGATAAAAGATCCAAGGTTTATCACTCCTTCCGCAACACCAGTCAATTATTCAACGGTTCAAATGCCCTATCTTAATAAGACTTTCCAAAACAGTTCTTCTTCCCTCGCAAGCTCCGTCTCTGACTTCAGCGTCGTGAGACAACATCAGAGAACTAGTGTCTTTACTCCTCAGTTTgtcaatttattgatggAAATATATGGTTTCATATGTTCGGATCCAACAATTACTCCCTTTGACATTACCAATCCTCCTTCTGGTATATTGAACAAGGTGTCCAAGATTGCAATAGAGGAGTCTGTTTccaataatattgaaattggaGTGGACAGCACGAACCATTTATTGAGTCTTACGAGGAATAGATTGTTGCAAGAGATTAAAAGAGACTGTTACATCGCAAGAAATAATTCATTCAGTTCTACGTCTAGTTTTAATCCACTAGATGCGGATTGTTCAACAAAAATCACAATTCCACAAGAGATTATAAGTTTACAAAAATTCGGTACAAGAAGGTCAAGAAGTAACACTGCTTCTTCAATGGACTCGAATTCGAATTTCGGACCTGGCTTATCCTATAACTATGCTCTTTTGAACCCAAAAATCAGATTGAGCAGAACTTCTTCACCTTTATCCACTAGTGTAACCTCTTCGAATAACAACCGCGACTTTATGCAGGAATCTGTAAGGAAAAACGTGgattttgtaaaatatcCTAGATAG
- the MRPS16 gene encoding mitochondrial 37S ribosomal protein bS16m (similar to Saccharomyces cerevisiae MRPS16 (YPL013C); ancestral locus Anc_8.79) — MVRGLVRIRLARFGRRNNPVYNIVVANASKARDAKPIEVLGTYNPVPKWESPTDRLKGVMPIKEVNLNFGRSKYWIGVGAQPSDTVTRIFKKCGILDENWGSMHNIIERETISPPTEID; from the coding sequence ATGGTACGTGGGCTGGTGCGGATTAGATTGGCACGGTTTGGAAGAAGGAACAATCCCGTATATAACATTGTAGTGGCAAATGCAAGTAAGGCAAGAGATGCTAAGCCGATAGAGGTACTTGGGACGTACAATCCTGTACCTAAATGGGAGAGTCCCACGGATCGATTGAAGGGTGTAATGCCCATCAAGGAAGTGAATCTGAATTTTGGACGGTCGAAGTACTGGATTGGTGTCGGTGCACAACCTAGTGACACTGTGACACgaatatttaaaaaatgtgGTATATTGGATGAGAATTGGGGGTCCATGCATAATATTATTGAGAGAGAGACAATATCACCACCGACAGAAATTGACTAG
- the RRP12 gene encoding mRNA-binding protein RRP12 (similar to Saccharomyces cerevisiae RRP12 (YPL012W); ancestral locus Anc_8.78) has translation MDSDQVAHLLELEDKLSNIRAQINSKLDNQKHIAIILSAVEENIKDHATNDTSKNLVNYLVSFMSLLDQAMDSTTHEIKDLQLATSATYLLDIIFHYCPKKLLRAQFAEVLTKIAPCITDEKAEAPIIRSGVGCLEALLIAQDTQAWNNTHDLTITPKRGLQGLLELSLDHRPKIRKRACEAISNILLNPPVAPTPEHVASSLISDFAIKYLSNVLNEFSTLSNKKLKNQTIKDEYNGKIIRCLKLINTIVSTKQWPTSQIEKLCDLLLEITKSTEQFLVSSSFECFESLFKSMGESTGLAEDKFLKVLNTIFQLKPSSSDIHLAGSWIAVVVKGVTTYSLHEPFKCVAKLPDIFKIMSHYLQSETMEISFSASQGLIAILSSSVNDNVLLSPPQVTEDQYNLVNDVITELSDIFSDFLSIRYSHCSKEILNILTVAFNKLKSRSNPALLKPLRIVDKWRINEENYLELRGEVETVIGAAIEFMGPEIVLQVLPLNLDNFGNDTSRPGRAWLLPILRDHIKHAKLATFIGQFIPLIKLYESKYEKLPSDSVQLRIFQTVVDQIWSTLPHFCDVPTDLKESFTDEFASDLCSLLYSNVELRSTIINALKNLVESNLSYAESDNADLLPMETFPREESLKNIEYLSTTKVMNVLAVLFNVYTQTPANSRGYILETIESYLKITKEEDMTKTFNNVCALLKTSMDEKQANLTSTLLDIIIVMVKYLSTSAYGTLFNIFGQTINSTDTAVQKRSYKIISRLSETSDEAKMMISSHITDIENIILSNSESVQTSARSGRLVAIKTVVDLLPNDHLGFIARIVAEIILATKDVNERTRDTAFETLLSMGKRMQQGGIIKLGDQDVQENNANIAEFFKIISVGLIGESQHMVSSTVTAYACLMFEFKDLLSEDVIMEIYDTIELYLTSNSREIAKSAIGFTKVCVLGLPEPLMKPKVPELIPKLLRWSHEHTGHFKAKVKHILERLIRRFGYEYIEANFPEDDMRLLANIRKTRNRNKRRGEGNEEINPMASDKSSKASKFMSAFDEAVYDSADENSGSDDESSGGQRKREQFIVEKTGENPLDLLDSQTLAHISSTRPKKFNKKDQKRRLQSDDSFAFDAEGKLIVKGQKGKASVEDDDPLKEVTSGINAYLEAVQNGPTRGQRNKLRFKKKNNGGDDGFSDNEDNTLPKSKPMTKNKIGKNFKKSNQKFKSRRRL, from the coding sequence ATGGATTCCGATCAAGTTGCCCATCTCCTGGAGTTAGAGGACAAGTTATCCAATATAAGGGCACAGATCAACTCGAAACTAGACAATCAGAAACATATTGCTATTATTTTAAGCGCTGtcgaagaaaatatcaaagatcATGCAACTAATGACACATCCAAGAACTTGGTCAACTATCTAGTCTCTTTCATGTCACTATTGGACCAGGCCATGGATTCTACCACCCATGAAATCAAGGATTTGCAGTTAGCCACCTCGGCAACCTACTTGCTGGATATTATCTTCCATTATTGTCCCAAGAAGTTACTAAGGGCACAATTCGCAGAAGTTTTAACAAAGATTGCTCCATGTATCACCGATGAAAAGGCTGAGGCTCCAATAATCAGATCAGGTGTGGGTTGTTTGGAGGCCCTTCTTATCGCTCAGGACACTCAAGCATGGAATAATACACATGATCTAACTATTACCCCAAAGAGAGGTTTACAAGGCCTTTTAGAATTATCCTTAGACCATAGACCAAAGATCAGAAAGAGAGCATGTGAAGCAATAAGTAATATTTTGTTAAATCCTCCAGTGGCCCCAACTCCAGAACATGTCGCATCTTCATTGATTTCTGATTTTGccatcaaatatttatccaacgttttaaatgaattttcaacattgtcaaacaaaaaattgaaaaatcaaacaatTAAGGACGAATATAACGGTAAGATTATCCGTTGTTTGAAACTAATCAATACTATTGTATCAACTAAACAATGGCCAACATCACAGATCGAAAAATTGTGTGATTTGCTATTGGAAATAACAAAAAGCACAGAACAATTCTTagtttcatcttcatttgaatgTTTCGAAAGTCTATTCAAATCCATGGGTGAATCTACTGGTTTAGCAGAAGATAAATTCTTAAAGGTATTAAATACTATCTTCCAATTAAAGCCTTCAAGTAGCGACATCCATCTAGCTGGTTCCTGGATTGCCGTTGTTGTGAAAGGTGTAACAACTTATTCTCTACATGAACCATTTAAATGTGTAGCCAAATTACCcgatatattcaaaatcatgTCCCATTATTTACAAAGTGAAACTATGGAAATTTCATTCAGTGCATCTCAAGGTCTTATTGCTATCCTAAGTTCTTCAGTAAATGATAACGTTCTGTTATCTCCTCCACAGGTAACAGAAGATCAATATAATTTGGTCAACGATGTTATCACAGAACTATCTGACATCTTTTCCGATTTCCTTTCGATCAGATACAGTCATTGTTCAaaggaaattttaaatattttaactGTGGCATTCAACAAGTTGAAATCTAGATCCAATCCAGCTTTACTAAAACCATTACGCATAGTGGACAAATGGAGGATCAATGAAGAGAATTATCTTGAATTAAGAGGTGAGGTTGAAACCGTTATTGGTGCAGCTATCGAATTTATGGGTCCAGAAATTGTCTTACAGGTACTACCATTGAATTTAGATAATTTCGGGAATGATACCTCTAGACCAGGTAGAGCTTGGCTGTTGCCTATTTTAAGGGATCATATCAAACACGCTAAGCTTGCTACTTTTATTGGTCAATTTATCccattaataaaattatatgaaTCCAAGTATGAAAAGTTACCAAGTGATTCTGTCCAATTAAGAATCTTCCAAACTGTCGTCGATCAAATCTGGTCCACTCTACCACATTTTTGTGATGTACCAACggatttgaaagaatctTTCACCGACGAATTTGCCTCTGATTTATGTTCTTTACTTTATAGTAATGTTGAATTAAGATCTACCATCATAAatgcattgaaaaatctggTTGAAAGTAATTTATCATACGCTGAAAGTGATAATGCTGACTTGTTACCAATGGAAACTTTCCCTAGGGAGGAATCTctcaaaaatattgaatacCTAAGTACAACAAAGGTGATGAATGTCTTAGCGGTATTATTCAATGTTTATACACAAACTCCAGCCAATTCCAGAGGTTACATTCTTGAAACCATTGAATCATATCTAAAAATtaccaaagaagaagatatgaCGAAGACCTTCAATAATGTATGTGCCCTGTTGAAAACATCAATGGACGAAAAGCAAGCTAATTTAACCTCTACGTTGTTAGATATCATTATAGTAATGGTCAAATATTTATCTACATCTGCCTATGGTACcttattcaatatatttggTCAAACTATAAATTCCACAGATACTGCTGTCCAAAAACGTTcatataaaattatctcTAGATTATCGGAAACTTCTGATGAAGCAAAAATGATGATCTCCTCGCACATCacagatattgaaaacatTATTTTATCTAATTCTGAGAGTGTTCAAACTTCTGCTAGATCAGGTAGATTGGTTGCCATAAAAACGGTTGTTGACTTATTACCTAACGACCATTTAGGTTTCATTGCCCGTATTGTTGCTGAAATTATTTTAGCCACCAAAGATGTTAACGAAAGAACGAGAGATACTGCTTTCGAAACTTTACTTTCAATGGGTAAAAGAATGCAACAGGGTGGTATTATTAAGCTAGGTGACCAAGACGTTCAAGAAAACAATGCCAATATTGctgaattcttcaaaattatctccGTTGGTTTAATTGGTGAAAGTCAGCATATGGTCAGTAGCACAGTTACTGCATACGCGTGCTTAATGTTTGAATTCAAGGATTTGTTAAGTGAAGATGTGATCATGGAGATTTATGATACCATTGAATTGTATTTAACTTCTAACTCTAGAGAAATTGCCAAGAGTGCAATTGGTTTCACCAAGGTTTGTGTTTTAGGTTTGCCAGAACCATTAATGAAACCAAAAGTGCCAGAATtgattccaaaattattacGTTGGTCCCATGAACATACAGGACATTTTAAGGCTAAGGTTAAGCATATCCTTGAAAGATTGATCAGAAGATTTGGTTATGAATATATCGAGGCTAATTTCCCTGAAGACGATATGAGACTACTCGCAAATATTAGAAAGACTCGTAATAGAAATAAACGTAGAGGGGAAggaaatgaagaaattaacCCTATGGCTTCAGATAAATCTTCAAAGGCATCTAAATTCATGTCGGCATTTGATGAAGCCGTATATGATTCTGCTGACGAAAATAGTGGaagtgatgatgaaagCTCCGGTGGTCAACGAAAGAGAGAGCAGTTTATTGTGGAAAAAACAGGTGAGAATCCTCTAGATTTGTTAGATTCACAAACTTTAGCACACATTTCTTCGACTAGACCAAAGAAATTCAACAAGAAGGATCAAAAGAGAAGATTACAAAGCGACGATTCATTTGCGTTCGATGCTGAAGGTAAGCTTATAGTTAAGGGCCAGAAGGGTAAAGCCTctgttgaagatgatgatccTTTGAAAGAAGTTACAAGTGGTATAAACGCGTATCTTGAAGCTGTTCAAAATGGTCCAACAAGGGGacaaagaaataaattaaggttcaagaagaaaaataacgGTGGTGATGATGGTTTTAGTGATAATGAGGATAACACATTACCAAAGAGTAAGCCAATGACGAAAAATAAGATCGGTaagaacttcaaaaaatcaaatcaaaaattcaaatcaagaagaaggttGTGA
- the TAF3 gene encoding Taf3p (similar to Saccharomyces cerevisiae TAF3 (YPL011C); ancestral locus Anc_8.77) has product MATSNNDFYFGLLRISMLQLLKSQGFDKSKPTTVDTVTDLYIKFLNLLISEIQKLARARCDLDDSIIAIQDISQSFVNLGLIRPIDLLDVYDENPGLSAHDKAFTKLREWILDSIQFQNSIKVAFPNIEPLKISSSEIQNQSINDTDNSNNKQLTNKLDYITQLQGTNGNAPRKEEENKEENDLIEDLINNGETDDWIRFLITKQRLDLIRRRLQKSNNKENKVPDMNNLPNIAGLKHSILSRSLHLHVPNSHDNAHKSPNEMLPSQLSSSNKAYHNDITTDDANIGSNQLFEIGSNLEKILPAMTMGNRIENIGLSYDNYVSEDENAEEEDEKEEQEEGLHSQKKDYVEEEQNEPFNTNTTGNNLQFSEMEDMDNTFQRRDSLDYDNQSIF; this is encoded by the coding sequence ATGGcaacttcaaataatgatttttattttggaCTGCTGCGCATATCAATGCTGCAGCTTTTAAAATCTCAGGGTTTCGATAAATCTAAACCAACCACAGTTGATACAGTAACTGATTTATACATCaagtttttgaatcttttgatatctgaaattcaaaaactgGCACGAGCAAGGTGTGACCTGGATGACAGCATCATAGCTATACAGGACATTTCACAAAGTTTTGTCAATCTGGGTCTCATAAGACCAATTGATTTATTGGATGTATACGATGAAAATCCAGGATTATCTGCACACGATAAAGCTTTCACAAAACTTAGAGAGTGGATTCTCGACAGCATTCAGTTTCAAAACTCAATTAAAGTAGCTTTTCCTAATATTGAACCgttgaaaatatcatcatctgaaATTCAAAACCAAAGTATTAATGATACAGACAATTCTAACAATAAACAACTTACAAATAAACTAGACTATATAACTCAATTACAAGGAACCAATGGAAATGCTCCCAggaaggaagaagaaaacaaagaGGAGaatgatttgattgaagatttaattAATAATGGGGAAACTGATGATTGGATAAGGTTCTTAATTACTAAACAAAGGCTAGATCTGATAAGAAGGAGGTtacaaaaatcaaataataaagaaaataaagttCCAGATATGAATAATTTGCCAAACATTGCGGGCTTGAAACATTCTATATTGAGTAGAAGTCTACATCTCCATGTTCCAAATAGTCATGATAATGCACATAAATCACCAAACGAAATGCTGCCGTCACAATTAAGTTCATCAAATAAAGCTTATCATAATGATATAACGACGGATGATGCAAATATAGGTAGTAATCAATTATTCGAAATTGGgtcaaatttggaaaaaatattacctGCAATGACAATGGGAAACAGGATAGAGAATATAGGATTATCATATGATAACTATGTctctgaagatgaaaatgccgaagaagaagatgaaaaggaagagCAAGAGGAAGGACTTCACAgtcaaaagaaagattatgttgaagaagaacagaATGAACCGTTCAATACTAATACTACGGGTAATAACTTACAATTTAGTGAAATGGAAGACATGGACAACACTTTTCAAAGGAGGGATTCTCTTGATTACGATAATCagtcaattttttaa
- the RET3 gene encoding coatomer subunit zeta (similar to Saccharomyces cerevisiae RET3 (YPL010W); ancestral locus Anc_8.76), producing the protein MSNLSLYSVNAILILDNHGNRIYSKYYKPPHLNNVITDSLFDNIKKQKEFEQKLFKKTHKQDSEILIFENNIILYKEYIDVTIYLVGNINENEIILQNAFSGFKGSMELLLNNGIDNKNVSENCDLVYLLIDEIIDNGVILETDPASIASRVTKQPTSDTLNQTLDLDKGLLGAWGFAKSKLQERLQQGL; encoded by the coding sequence ATGTCAAATTTGTCGCTCTATTCGGTCAATGCAATTTTAATCTTGGATAATCACGGGAATAGAATATactcaaaatattataagCCACCTCATTTAAATAACGTTATAACTGATAGTTTGTTTGATAATatcaagaaacaaaaagaattcGAACAgaaattgttcaaaaaGACGCATAAACAAGATTCTGAGATTctaatctttgaaaataacattATATTATACAAGGAATACATCGATGTTACAATATACCTGGTTGGCAacattaatgaaaatgaaattatccTACAAAATGCATTCAGTGGATTCAAAGGTTCAATGGAATTGCTCTTGAACAACGGTATCGACAATAAAAATGTCAGTGAAAATTGTGATTTAGTTTACCttttaattgatgaaattattgacaACGGTGTCATTTTGGAGACTGATCCAGCATCCATAGCTTCTAGAGTCACAAAACAACCAACCAGTGATACTTTGAACCAAACTCTAGACTTAGATAAGGGCCTCTTAGGTGCTTGGGGATTTGCAAAGAGCAAATTACAAGAGAGATTACAACAAGGCTTATAA
- the KAFR0B01790 gene encoding putative Xaa-Pro dipeptidase (similar to Saccharomyces cerevisiae YFR006W; ancestral locus Anc_8.98), translating into MNSLAPVALTSAFAYLAAKTLRGKRREMEKPIANLSVDLPKSLKDTKYPAKLHNANVQNHLNEKDAAFLICGNHVEGVKYCDISKPFRQERYFYYLSGVDIPNSTILYLTSLKKLILFLPDVNSDDIIWSGMPMSIEEASKKFDVDEVHYLKEFNNIFRMYENDITKLYTTDLDNFKVNESVFKSLLDSKKIVAKDEKFFNSMDEARLIKDEYEIEILRYASKINDNCHLAVMSALPIELTEYQIQAEFEYHALRQGSRTLGYDPICCSGPACGTLHYVTNTEELKEKESVLIDSGCEWMNYTTDVTRCFPINGKFTKEHREIYEAVLDMQAQTMSLMKPGARWEDLHILSHKVLIKHLMNLGILRNEFTEDEIFESKVTCAFYPHGLGHLMGLDVHDVAGKPNYEDPNPYFAFLRLRRELKANMVVTNEPGCYFNEFLMKEFLEKYPERTKMVNFDVLKKYMYVGGVRIEDDILITKDGHENLTGITSDPDEIEKIVSKGLSKSRSNFHVVV; encoded by the coding sequence ATGAACTCATTAGCACCAGTAGCTTTGACATCTGCCTTTGCGTATCTAGCTGCCAAGACTCTaagaggaaaaagaagagaaatgGAGAAACCAATTGCAAATTTAAGTGTAGACCTTCCAAAATCGTTAAAAGACACAAAATACCCTGCAAAATTACATAATGCAAATGTGCAAAAccatttaaatgaaaaagatgctGCCTTCTTGATCTGTGGAAATCACGTTGAAGGAGTCAAATACTgtgatatttcaaaaccTTTCAGGCAAGAAAGGTATTTCTACTATCTTTCCGGTGTGGATATTCCGAATTCTACTATACTTTACCTAACATCcttaaagaaattgattttatttttaccaGATGTTAACAGTGATGACATTATCTGGAGTGGTATGCCAATGTCTATAGAGGAGGCTTCCAAGAAATTCGACGTGGATGAAGTTCACTACTTGAAAGAATTCAACAACATTTTCAGAATgtatgaaaatgatattaccAAACTTTATACAACTGATCTAGATAACTTCAAAGTCAACGAATCTGTTTTCAAGAGTTTGTTAGATTCTAAAAAAATCGTTGCTAAGgatgagaaatttttcaattctatGGATGAAGCAAGATTGATTAAAgatgaatatgaaattgaaattttgagataTGCATCCAAGATTAATGACAATTGTCATTTGGCTGTCATGTCTGCCTTGCCTATTGAATTAACTGAATACCAGATTCAAGCTGAATTTGAATATCATGCCTTGAGACAAGGTTCAAGAACTTTAGGCTACGATCCAATTTGTTGCTCAGGACCAGCTTGTGGAACTTTACACTACGTCACAAACactgaagaattgaaagaaaaggaatCAGTCTTGATTGATTCTGGTTGTGAATGGATGAACTATACCACTGATGTTACCAGATGTTTCCCAATTAACGGTAAGTTCACGAAGGAACATCGTGAAATCTATGAAGCCGTTCTAGACATGCAAGCTCAAACAATGTCTTTAATGAAGCCTGGTGCCCGTTGGGAAGATTTACACATTCTTTCACACAAAGTTTTGATCAAACACTTAATGAACTTGGGGATCTTGAGAAATGAATTCACggaagatgaaatttttgaatctaAAGTCACTTGTGCCTTTTATCCACACGGTCTTGGCCATTTAATGGGTCTTGATGTTCATGACGTTGCTGGTAAGCCAAATTACGAAGATCCTAACCCGTACTTCGCCTTTCTGCGTTTAAGACGTGAGTTGAAGGCGAACATGGTTGTTACCAACGAACCTGGTTGttatttcaatgaatttttaatgaaagaatttttgGAGAAGTACCCTGAAAGAACAAAGATGGTCAACTTCGATGTCCTAAAgaaatatatgtatgtTGGTGGTGTTCGTATCGAAGATGATATCTTAATTACCAAGGATGGTCACGAGAATTTAACAGGTATTACGTCTGATcctgatgaaattgaaaagattgtaTCTAAAGGTCTAAGCAAATCTCGTTCTAATTTCCATGTTGTCGTTTAA